A region of Paenibacillus sp. JNUCC-31 DNA encodes the following proteins:
- a CDS encoding 5-oxoprolinase subunit C family protein, with protein MSIEVIRPGLLSTVQDEGRTGFRQYGVHPGGVMDTFAARAANVLIGNLLDAAVLEITLTGPELRFHENRLISLCGADLSATVDGQPVPLWRPVVLLAGSVLRFGRCRSGLRTYMAIAGGISVPEIMGSRSTDLKTGFGGIEGRALKVGDRLFAGEVSLEAQATLHGLSLLAEKNNRRIEAPGWYLSSNEWPAYHADSVIRVMPGKDSAAFDENSLERFYKERYVISSQSDRMGYRLKGTKLELRQPLERLSEAVTYGTVQVPADGQPILLMADHQTIGGYPVIAQVARVDLPILAQAGPGARVTFERITYEEAQQLFLEQELNWRLTVRLVRRRLAEMGDHR; from the coding sequence ATGAGTATCGAGGTCATTCGCCCAGGTCTGTTATCCACCGTTCAGGATGAAGGGAGAACGGGCTTTCGCCAATATGGGGTACATCCGGGCGGGGTTATGGATACATTTGCAGCCAGAGCAGCCAATGTACTGATTGGTAATCTCCTTGATGCGGCTGTGCTTGAGATAACGTTGACGGGACCAGAGCTTCGTTTCCATGAAAATCGGCTGATCTCTTTATGTGGTGCTGATCTGTCGGCTACTGTGGATGGCCAACCTGTTCCGCTATGGCGTCCGGTCGTATTGCTTGCTGGAAGTGTGCTGAGATTTGGGCGATGCCGTTCCGGCTTGCGGACCTATATGGCGATTGCTGGTGGAATTTCAGTACCTGAGATCATGGGCAGTCGAAGCACGGATCTTAAGACAGGCTTCGGTGGGATTGAAGGGCGTGCCTTGAAGGTGGGAGACAGGTTGTTTGCGGGAGAAGTTTCTCTTGAAGCGCAAGCGACGTTACATGGATTGAGCTTGCTCGCTGAAAAGAACAACCGGCGGATCGAAGCACCTGGATGGTACTTGTCCAGCAATGAGTGGCCCGCATACCATGCTGACTCTGTCATTCGTGTTATGCCAGGCAAAGACAGTGCAGCGTTTGATGAAAATAGCCTGGAACGATTCTATAAGGAGCGATATGTGATCTCTTCCCAATCGGATCGGATGGGGTATCGACTGAAGGGTACGAAGCTGGAACTCCGTCAGCCGCTGGAGCGGTTATCTGAAGCCGTCACTTATGGCACGGTCCAAGTGCCAGCGGATGGTCAGCCTATCCTATTGATGGCTGACCATCAGACCATTGGGGGTTATCCTGTGATTGCACAGGTGGCCCGAGTGGATTTGCCGATACTGGCACAGGCAGGGCCGGGGGCGCGGGTTACCTTTGAACGGATTACATATGAAGAAGCACAGCAACTATTCCTGGAGCAGGAGTTGAATTGGAGACTGACTGTTCGGCTCGTTCGCAGGAGATTGGCAGAAATGGGGGATCATCGATGA
- a CDS encoding LamB/YcsF family protein, which translates to MNTVDINCDLGESYGVYRTASDEAILPLITSANIACGFHAGDPTTMRQTVQQAMEHQVAIGAHPGLPDLQGFGRRRMDITPQEAYDMVVYQIGALDAFVRSCGGRMHHVKPHGALYNMAAEDNRLAEAIAEAVYKVQPDLYLYGLAGSAMIQAADRIRLRSVSEVFADRTYGADGKLTPRSQPGAVIHQTEQALAQVLRMVKEGIIVSTEGTLVPIKAETICIHGDGAHALAFAQEIRLLLQSEGVILSAIGTAG; encoded by the coding sequence ATGAACACGGTGGATATCAATTGTGATCTTGGTGAAAGTTACGGGGTGTATCGGACGGCTTCGGATGAGGCGATTCTGCCGCTGATCACATCAGCCAACATCGCTTGTGGATTCCATGCGGGTGACCCGACAACGATGCGTCAAACGGTGCAGCAAGCCATGGAACATCAGGTCGCGATCGGCGCCCATCCCGGCCTGCCGGATTTGCAGGGCTTTGGCAGAAGACGTATGGACATTACCCCACAGGAAGCCTATGACATGGTGGTATATCAGATTGGCGCGCTGGATGCTTTTGTCCGTTCATGCGGGGGGCGCATGCATCATGTGAAGCCTCACGGAGCTTTGTATAATATGGCTGCTGAGGACAATCGGCTCGCTGAGGCCATCGCCGAGGCCGTCTATAAGGTACAACCGGATTTGTATCTCTATGGTCTGGCCGGAAGTGCAATGATACAGGCAGCAGATCGTATTAGACTGCGCAGTGTGAGTGAGGTTTTTGCAGATCGAACCTATGGAGCTGATGGGAAGCTAACACCACGCAGTCAGCCCGGGGCTGTCATTCATCAGACGGAACAAGCTCTTGCTCAAGTGCTGCGGATGGTGAAAGAGGGAATCATTGTGTCCACGGAAGGTACACTTGTACCCATAAAGGCTGAGACGATCTGTATCCACGGTGACGGAGCTCACGCACTTGCGTTTGCTCAAGAGATCCGCTTGTTGCTTCAGTCTGAGGGAGTTATCCTGTCTGCAATTGGAACTGCTGGATGA
- a CDS encoding NUDIX domain-containing protein gives MKPIRNSAKAVIVQDERLLVIRLEDQYGAAYVFPGGGQEKGEELKDAVARECLEEIGQAVTVGELLHIREYIGKNHEFAEWDADVHQVEFYFECRLIDPNATIFEGSNPDDHQVAVEWIPLEELSQVRLYPKTIGELLRNEGSSRIYLGDLN, from the coding sequence ATGAAACCGATACGTAATTCGGCGAAGGCCGTTATTGTACAGGACGAACGTTTGCTGGTGATCCGGCTGGAGGATCAATATGGTGCAGCTTATGTTTTCCCCGGCGGAGGACAGGAGAAGGGCGAAGAGCTCAAGGATGCGGTGGCACGTGAGTGTCTGGAGGAGATCGGCCAGGCGGTGACTGTGGGAGAATTGCTGCATATCCGGGAATATATCGGAAAAAACCATGAATTTGCCGAGTGGGATGCGGATGTCCATCAGGTTGAATTTTATTTTGAATGCAGATTGATTGATCCGAACGCTACAATCTTTGAAGGCTCGAACCCGGACGACCATCAGGTAGCCGTAGAATGGATTCCTCTTGAAGAGTTATCCCAGGTTCGTTTGTATCCAAAAACCATTGGTGAGTTATTGAGAAATGAGGGTTCTTCACGCATTTACCTTGGGGATTTGAACTAA
- a CDS encoding pyridoxamine 5'-phosphate oxidase family protein, which translates to MNQTELEQNIVKALENNPFCSFSTVENGKPKSRYMALFNDGMNIHLATNRRTHKVEELENNPNVSLLLGYEAGGSKEVVEIEGTCEVTKNEGLREQVWNDELKAWFDGPNDPNYVILDITPSRIDYTGKDHEHHVWEQ; encoded by the coding sequence ATGAACCAGACTGAATTGGAACAAAACATTGTAAAAGCATTGGAAAACAACCCTTTTTGCAGTTTCTCCACAGTGGAGAATGGTAAACCGAAATCCCGCTATATGGCGCTGTTCAACGATGGAATGAACATTCATCTGGCGACGAATCGCCGTACGCACAAGGTTGAGGAGTTGGAGAATAATCCGAATGTCAGCCTTTTGCTTGGTTATGAAGCGGGTGGTTCCAAGGAAGTGGTCGAGATTGAAGGAACATGCGAAGTGACCAAAAATGAAGGACTGCGTGAGCAGGTATGGAATGATGAACTGAAGGCATGGTTTGACGGCCCAAACGATCCGAACTACGTCATTTTGGACATTACACCAAGTCGGATTGATTATACGGGCAAAGATCATGAGCATCACGTGTGGGAGCAGTAA
- a CDS encoding bifunctional 2',3'-cyclic-nucleotide 2'-phosphodiesterase/3'-nucleotidase, producing the protein MRKSKKVLSSLTAALVALNVLAVFPVPVSAADATKVKLRIMETTDIHDNLINYDYYSDKETDQYGLAKTATLIKKARDETKNSLLFDNGDLIQGNPLGDYVAKIDPLKKGETHPVYKAMNLLDYDAGNIGNHEFNYGLDFLDMTLEGANFPYINANVYVDDGDDDETNDKNYFTPYKILDKKVTDESGKEHTIKVGVIGFVPPQVMQWDSANLEGKVIAKDIIATAKKFIPKMKAEGADIIVAIPHSGFEDIPQTDLMENSVLYLSQVEGINAILFGHAHKVFPSADFAGKKGVDLEKGTINGVPSVEPGFWGDHLGIIDLDLEQVDGKWKVVDSAVEARPIYDTANKKALVDADKEIVDAVHDEHEGTLKYVRGPVGETTAPINSFFALVQDDPSIQIVTNAQKWYVEKQMQGTEYEGIPVLSAGAPFKAGGRSGASYYTNIPKGTIAIKNVADLYVYPNTVHAVMVNGAELKEWLEWSAGQFNQIDPAKGGQQQLVNMDFPTYNFDVIDGVTYQIDVTQPAKYDGKATVVNASASRIKDLSFNGKPVDPAQKFIVATNNYRASSSKLANPDGKRIVLAAPDENRQVIIDYIRENKTINPTADGNWSLAPIKPSAGVTAAALNDLEVVFASSPDAKALVEANPAMSFIGTNKDGFAEYGLKLTGEATTTPETGTEPAPTPTKPDPTPTKPDPTPTKPTTKPQPEKPTGGKVVYVVKKGDNLYRIGLKYGVDWRKLVSANKITNVHNLKVGQKIVIPAS; encoded by the coding sequence TTGAGAAAGAGTAAAAAAGTATTATCGAGCCTAACTGCCGCTTTGGTTGCATTAAACGTGCTTGCAGTATTTCCGGTACCTGTATCGGCTGCGGACGCTACCAAAGTTAAATTGCGGATCATGGAAACAACGGACATTCATGACAACCTGATTAACTATGACTACTATTCCGACAAAGAGACAGACCAGTATGGTCTGGCAAAGACGGCTACGCTGATCAAAAAAGCCCGTGACGAAACTAAGAACAGCCTGCTGTTCGACAACGGTGACCTGATCCAGGGTAACCCGCTCGGGGATTATGTAGCGAAGATTGATCCACTCAAAAAGGGTGAAACTCACCCTGTATATAAAGCGATGAACCTGCTTGATTATGATGCAGGAAACATCGGTAATCATGAGTTTAACTATGGTTTGGATTTCCTCGACATGACGCTGGAAGGGGCGAACTTCCCTTACATTAATGCCAACGTATATGTAGATGACGGCGATGACGATGAGACGAATGACAAGAACTATTTTACTCCGTATAAAATTTTGGACAAAAAAGTGACCGATGAGAGTGGCAAAGAGCATACGATCAAGGTGGGTGTCATCGGATTTGTACCGCCACAAGTCATGCAGTGGGACAGCGCTAATCTGGAAGGCAAAGTCATTGCCAAGGACATTATCGCTACTGCAAAAAAATTCATCCCAAAAATGAAGGCTGAAGGTGCTGACATTATTGTGGCTATTCCTCACTCCGGTTTTGAAGATATCCCGCAAACGGATCTGATGGAAAACTCGGTATTGTACCTGAGCCAGGTTGAAGGCATTAACGCCATTCTGTTCGGACATGCTCACAAAGTATTCCCGAGCGCTGATTTTGCGGGTAAAAAAGGTGTAGACCTTGAAAAAGGTACAATTAATGGTGTTCCTTCCGTTGAACCAGGCTTCTGGGGAGACCACCTTGGTATCATCGATCTGGACCTCGAGCAGGTAGATGGCAAATGGAAAGTGGTAGACTCCGCAGTGGAGGCACGCCCAATCTATGATACAGCCAACAAAAAAGCGCTGGTAGATGCGGATAAAGAGATCGTTGATGCTGTTCATGACGAGCATGAAGGTACTCTTAAGTATGTACGTGGTCCAGTTGGTGAAACGACAGCTCCTATCAACAGCTTCTTTGCACTGGTTCAGGATGATCCATCCATTCAAATCGTAACGAATGCACAGAAGTGGTATGTTGAAAAACAGATGCAAGGAACAGAATATGAAGGTATACCTGTATTGTCTGCAGGAGCTCCGTTCAAAGCAGGTGGACGTTCAGGTGCTTCGTATTACACGAATATTCCTAAAGGAACAATTGCCATCAAAAACGTAGCTGACTTGTACGTGTATCCAAATACGGTACATGCTGTTATGGTTAACGGCGCTGAGCTGAAAGAGTGGCTGGAATGGTCTGCAGGCCAATTCAACCAGATCGACCCGGCAAAAGGCGGACAACAACAGCTCGTCAATATGGACTTCCCAACGTATAACTTTGATGTTATCGATGGTGTGACTTATCAAATCGATGTAACTCAACCAGCCAAATACGATGGCAAAGCTACTGTCGTCAATGCATCGGCGAGTCGGATCAAAGACCTGAGCTTTAATGGCAAACCGGTCGATCCAGCACAAAAATTCATTGTGGCAACGAATAACTATCGTGCTTCTTCGTCCAAATTGGCTAACCCGGACGGTAAACGTATCGTCTTGGCTGCACCGGATGAGAACCGTCAAGTGATCATTGATTACATCCGTGAGAACAAAACGATTAACCCGACAGCAGACGGCAACTGGTCGCTTGCACCGATCAAGCCTTCTGCAGGTGTAACTGCCGCAGCGCTTAACGATCTTGAAGTGGTGTTCGCGTCTTCCCCGGATGCCAAAGCACTGGTAGAGGCGAACCCGGCGATGTCCTTCATTGGTACGAACAAAGATGGTTTTGCTGAGTATGGCTTGAAATTGACAGGAGAAGCCACAACGACTCCGGAAACGGGTACGGAGCCTGCTCCAACGCCTACAAAGCCGGACCCAACGCCTACTAAACCGGACCCGACACCTACTAAACCTACAACCAAGCCACAACCTGAGAAACCAACAGGCGGCAAAGTGGTATATGTGGTGAAAAAAGGGGATAACCTTTACCGTATCGGTCTGAAATATGGTGTCGACTGGCGCAAGCTGGTTTCCGCAAACAAAATTACAAATGTGCACAATCTTAAAGTTGGACAGAAAATCGTAATTCCCGCTTCTTAA
- a CDS encoding IS1182 family transposase gives MYIQYTMDQLFLPMDLETDIPENHLVRVVNEAVNRLSDSIFNAAYPGGGRHSYHPKMLTKIIIYAYTQRIYSSRQIAKAVRENIMFMWLTGRQKPDFRTINRFRSERMKEVLETVFTHVLELLVQEQYVSLDHYFLDGTKLEANANRYTFVWKKAVVKHQAKLQEKVHTLFQAIEEAENDEDALHTGTDLPELGEASALTAEKLEQSVKQLEEKLSEKNKNKTLKKVVRQLRKDLLPRLQKYEYQIQTAGERGSYSKTDPDATFMRMKEDHMRNGQLKPGYNVQIGTENQFVLGYSVHQRPTDTKCLKPHLDHLEETLGQRPKTVIADAGYGSEENYSYLEEKNIQAIVKYGTYHKEKTRAFQQAIGKVDNWSYNETLDTWTCTAGQTLPFRYESRTVTESGYTIRTRHYRSEGCSQCPLKATCTKAQGDREIAISLTYMRQKNEMRERLRSEEGYTLSVRRMIEPESVFGQMKNNRGFRRFLLRGLQKVSLEVGWLCLAHNLLKKAAMTEKRKRDKAG, from the coding sequence TTGTACATTCAATATACCATGGATCAACTTTTCTTGCCAATGGATTTGGAGACAGATATCCCTGAAAATCACCTCGTGCGTGTCGTGAATGAGGCAGTTAACCGCCTGAGCGACTCCATTTTCAACGCTGCATACCCTGGCGGTGGACGCCACAGCTATCATCCCAAAATGCTCACCAAAATCATCATCTACGCCTACACCCAGCGCATCTATTCTTCCCGGCAAATCGCCAAGGCGGTTCGCGAAAATATCATGTTCATGTGGCTCACCGGGCGGCAAAAACCCGACTTCCGTACCATTAATCGTTTCCGTTCGGAGCGGATGAAAGAGGTATTGGAAACCGTGTTTACCCATGTGCTTGAGCTACTGGTTCAGGAGCAATATGTGTCGTTGGATCACTATTTTCTGGACGGAACCAAGCTGGAAGCGAATGCCAATCGCTACACCTTTGTGTGGAAAAAAGCCGTCGTCAAGCATCAGGCTAAGTTACAAGAAAAAGTACATACCCTATTTCAAGCCATCGAAGAGGCGGAAAACGACGAGGATGCCCTCCACACCGGAACCGACCTGCCTGAACTTGGCGAAGCCTCGGCTCTCACGGCGGAAAAGCTGGAGCAATCCGTCAAGCAATTGGAGGAAAAGCTAAGCGAAAAAAACAAGAACAAAACGCTCAAGAAAGTCGTGCGTCAGTTGCGGAAGGACTTGCTACCCCGGCTGCAAAAATATGAATATCAGATCCAAACCGCCGGTGAGCGGGGCAGCTACAGCAAAACTGATCCGGATGCGACGTTCATGCGAATGAAAGAGGACCACATGCGAAACGGTCAACTGAAGCCTGGATACAATGTACAGATCGGAACAGAAAATCAGTTTGTTTTGGGCTACAGCGTACACCAGCGACCTACGGATACCAAATGTCTGAAACCCCATCTGGATCATCTGGAAGAAACGCTTGGCCAAAGACCGAAGACCGTCATTGCCGATGCCGGGTATGGCAGCGAAGAGAATTACAGCTATTTGGAAGAGAAAAACATTCAGGCCATCGTCAAATATGGGACATACCACAAAGAAAAAACAAGGGCTTTTCAGCAAGCCATCGGTAAAGTGGATAACTGGAGCTACAACGAAACGTTAGATACGTGGACCTGTACGGCGGGACAAACGTTACCTTTTCGGTATGAAAGCCGGACGGTGACGGAGAGTGGCTACACGATTCGGACACGTCATTATCGAAGTGAGGGTTGTAGCCAGTGCCCCTTGAAAGCTACATGTACCAAGGCCCAAGGTGACCGGGAGATTGCGATCAGCCTGACCTACATGCGGCAAAAAAACGAGATGCGAGAACGCCTCCGTAGCGAGGAAGGATACACGCTGTCGGTTCGGCGCATGATTGAGCCTGAAAGTGTGTTTGGGCAAATGAAAAACAATCGGGGATTCCGAAGATTCCTGCTTCGTGGCTTGCAAAAAGTAAGCTTGGAGGTCGGGTGGCTTTGCCTTGCCCACAACCTGCTCAAAAAAGCCGCAATGACGGAAAAACGCAAACGGGACAAAGCAGGATGA
- a CDS encoding EAL domain-containing protein encodes MNCSGCSPIHPIEDQGTLYMRPISPDLLDALQMQGRHVEHSDELVWMHFLNLESVQGCIEDILKIEAALLDKLMVQITPLHGQVDDDSWISPSMQESRFKHADLVSIILEHQFSSYMQPIVDASEKIIGFEFLLRPADHGRFFSAYELFEVARDTGLHSFLDRTARIAAIETSAVLLPQGVKRFVNFLPSSIYNPEYCLTHTFKAIERLSLDPKDFVFEVVETEQIQQMSILQHIFEVYRSHGMSVALDDVGAGFSTIELMNRLEPDFVKIDRSLIDRCDHDLTKQQQIIDIVEMSRRFGGRVLAEGIERIEEFEFCRSVGIDLAQGYYFGKPSAYPPQGPYGKTSA; translated from the coding sequence ATGAATTGCAGTGGATGCAGTCCAATTCATCCTATAGAGGATCAAGGTACCCTGTATATGCGTCCCATCTCCCCCGATTTGCTGGATGCACTGCAAATGCAGGGAAGACATGTCGAACATTCGGATGAACTCGTCTGGATGCATTTTTTGAATCTGGAATCTGTACAGGGTTGTATAGAGGATATTTTGAAAATTGAGGCGGCTCTGCTGGATAAGCTAATGGTCCAGATCACTCCGCTGCATGGTCAGGTAGATGATGACAGCTGGATTAGCCCCTCCATGCAGGAGTCTCGTTTTAAGCATGCGGATCTGGTTTCCATTATCCTGGAACATCAATTCAGCAGTTATATGCAGCCGATCGTAGATGCATCGGAGAAGATTATCGGATTTGAATTTTTACTTCGTCCTGCCGATCATGGTAGATTCTTCAGTGCATATGAATTATTTGAAGTTGCACGGGATACCGGCTTGCATTCTTTTCTGGATCGCACAGCACGTATTGCTGCCATTGAGACGAGTGCCGTTCTTTTACCGCAGGGTGTCAAACGGTTCGTAAATTTCCTGCCTTCCTCCATCTATAACCCCGAATATTGCCTGACACATACGTTTAAAGCGATTGAACGCCTTTCGCTAGACCCTAAGGATTTTGTATTTGAAGTGGTGGAAACGGAACAGATTCAGCAAATGTCCATCTTGCAGCATATCTTTGAGGTGTATCGCTCTCATGGAATGTCGGTTGCCTTGGATGATGTGGGTGCCGGCTTCTCGACAATTGAATTAATGAACCGGTTGGAACCGGATTTTGTCAAAATAGATCGGAGTCTCATTGATCGTTGTGATCATGATTTGACCAAACAACAGCAAATTATCGATATTGTTGAGATGTCGCGCCGATTTGGCGGGCGGGTACTCGCGGAAGGTATCGAACGAATCGAGGAGTTTGAATTCTGCCGATCTGTAGGGATCGACCTGGCGCAAGGGTATTACTTTGGAAAGCCGTCGGCATATCCGCCACAAGGACCCTATGGAAAAACCTCTGCCTGA
- a CDS encoding methyl-accepting chemotaxis protein produces MMSEIREKEQVKAATKPAKSKDHKPKKKNKKKKGFVWNIRNKLLVSFLAVLLLPSLTIGIVTLLIADHTVEDQLMDSAKQSVDTTNSIIETHVDAKINDINYFAGVIEKAVIKGQSDSPELETKLKQYLGLHPDALNIFVGTKEGVMVRGKESTGSAQGSSYDPREREWYKLAMEKPGTAVVSPVSKNTDGIAVVFVSKTLEDQSGVVGLSLNLTELREQASIKVGKEGYVVILDSEKNYVVSPVVEAGTPEQTTTLDPMYESNEGEFDYIYNEDAKTMIYSTNEATGWKIGGTLLKSEVSNASKEIRIATLMVIVAATFLTLLFIIWFTRSMLRPIKRLQESARAVSKGDLTVKMETGRKDEVGDLAKYFERMVDNLRMMILGVQETTEQVSASSQELSASADQTTKAIEHSTMAIQELAEGAEQQVKSVTDGSGMMSRMAEDVRLMSERVQSITENMRHTSGAAYSGNEAAGQAVEQMNSIQETVENLATVVQSLNARSVEIGSMVDVIATISKQTNLLALNASIEAARAGDAGRGFAVVAGEVRKLAEESGSSAAQIGELVHNIRQDMDAALNAMNAAQTRVEDGLQAVNTSGQSFAQIRGAVEDAVHTLDDLSETTKQLENGASHVAQAMNDISIVTQESAANTESVSASSQEQLASVEEIASSSAHLNSMAEQLQGLLGMFKMVEDTPKDGDKS; encoded by the coding sequence ATGATGAGTGAAATTCGGGAGAAAGAGCAAGTAAAGGCAGCAACCAAGCCTGCCAAATCCAAAGATCATAAACCGAAAAAGAAGAACAAGAAGAAAAAAGGTTTCGTCTGGAATATAAGAAATAAATTACTGGTGTCTTTCCTGGCAGTTTTACTGTTGCCTAGTCTGACCATAGGGATCGTTACGCTGCTTATCGCGGATCATACGGTGGAAGACCAACTGATGGATAGTGCCAAACAAAGTGTGGACACAACGAATTCCATCATTGAGACACATGTGGATGCGAAGATTAATGATATCAATTATTTTGCCGGTGTGATCGAAAAGGCCGTGATCAAAGGGCAAAGTGACAGTCCTGAACTTGAGACGAAACTGAAACAGTATCTAGGACTGCATCCGGATGCTTTAAATATTTTTGTGGGGACCAAAGAGGGCGTGATGGTCCGTGGTAAGGAATCAACGGGTAGTGCACAAGGGTCCAGTTATGATCCCCGGGAACGGGAATGGTACAAGCTTGCAATGGAGAAACCGGGTACTGCAGTAGTTTCACCCGTGTCCAAGAATACGGATGGCATTGCGGTTGTATTTGTATCCAAAACGCTTGAAGATCAATCGGGTGTTGTAGGTTTATCCCTGAATCTGACTGAGCTGCGTGAGCAGGCGTCCATTAAGGTGGGCAAAGAAGGGTATGTCGTTATCCTTGATTCGGAAAAAAACTATGTCGTATCGCCAGTTGTGGAAGCTGGTACACCAGAACAGACGACAACACTTGATCCAATGTATGAGAGTAATGAAGGCGAGTTCGATTATATCTATAATGAAGATGCCAAAACGATGATTTATTCAACCAATGAAGCGACAGGCTGGAAAATAGGCGGCACGTTGTTAAAGAGTGAAGTATCCAATGCAAGCAAAGAGATCCGGATAGCAACCTTGATGGTTATCGTGGCGGCTACTTTTCTAACGTTGTTGTTCATTATCTGGTTTACACGTTCCATGTTGCGTCCAATCAAACGTCTGCAGGAATCCGCGAGAGCCGTGAGCAAAGGTGATCTGACTGTGAAAATGGAAACAGGACGCAAAGATGAAGTTGGCGATCTGGCGAAGTACTTTGAGCGAATGGTCGATAATTTGCGAATGATGATTCTGGGTGTACAGGAAACGACAGAGCAGGTATCTGCCTCCTCGCAAGAATTATCCGCCAGTGCAGATCAAACAACCAAAGCGATTGAACACTCTACAATGGCGATTCAGGAACTTGCCGAAGGTGCCGAGCAGCAAGTGAAGAGTGTAACGGATGGATCAGGAATGATGAGTCGTATGGCGGAAGATGTTCGCTTGATGTCCGAACGTGTGCAATCTATTACAGAGAACATGCGGCACACTTCGGGAGCGGCTTACTCAGGAAATGAGGCTGCAGGCCAGGCTGTGGAACAGATGAACAGCATTCAGGAAACAGTGGAAAATCTGGCGACCGTGGTTCAGTCCCTGAATGCCCGGTCCGTCGAGATTGGCAGTATGGTAGATGTAATCGCCACCATCTCAAAACAGACCAACCTGCTTGCCCTGAATGCTTCTATTGAAGCAGCAAGAGCAGGCGACGCTGGCCGCGGCTTCGCTGTTGTAGCGGGAGAGGTGCGCAAGCTTGCTGAAGAATCGGGGAGCTCGGCAGCGCAAATTGGTGAGCTGGTTCACAATATCCGTCAGGATATGGATGCTGCTCTGAACGCTATGAATGCAGCTCAGACTCGAGTGGAAGACGGACTTCAGGCCGTGAACACATCCGGGCAATCCTTTGCCCAGATTCGAGGGGCCGTGGAAGATGCTGTCCATACGCTGGATGACTTGTCCGAAACGACGAAGCAACTGGAGAATGGTGCTTCCCACGTTGCCCAAGCAATGAACGATATTTCCATCGTGACCCAGGAATCTGCTGCGAATACGGAATCCGTCTCGGCATCTTCGCAGGAACAGCTGGCATCGGTGGAAGAGATTGCTTCGTCTTCGGCACATCTGAACAGCATGGCAGAGCAATTGCAAGGGTTGCTGGGGATGTTCAAGATGGTGGAGGACACACCGAAGGATGGGGACAAGTCCTAA